From the Bombus affinis isolate iyBomAffi1 chromosome 4, iyBomAffi1.2, whole genome shotgun sequence genome, the window agttttcttgaaaacaatTCTACGTTCGCCTTGTATCTTGTTCAGGCAGCTATTTTGGCAATGTTCacttctctcgtttttttcttAGTCTCTTTTACTCTTTCTCTATTTACttactttctttcttctctatctatctctctcactttcatttcttctattttcttctttgttaATCGTTTAACCGTTTATTGCTGTTGTTGTggttgttgtcttgtatctcatACAAGTTTAGTATTGTATATCTGTCTGCTATCTCGCTCTTACATACATCTCTCTTTGTATAAATGTAAcgtattttttgtttttatttttccacGTGGTACATCTTACTCTGCGCTGTAAGACACGATCGGTCTGTTTTTTCTCTTTGGCTCTGTACCGTATTTTTATTCTCACGCTTTTTCTTGTCATCGGTGTACTTTTTTGTCCAACGAAACGTACATTCTGCCGCGAGATCATCATTTTCGCTTCCTTCGTTGTCAACGCGATCGACCTGATCTTTTTCCGCAAAAAGACACTCCTTTTTAAGCATTATTTGAGCATTTATCGTTAATCATTGGCTCTTTTTTGTTCGTACCTCTTTTCTGCCATTCAACAGCAAATTTTATCAAACAACGGACATGATTAATTTCCGCGAAGAGTCCGATTTTTTTTCCCGTGATTTATAACAATCGTCTCTTCTGTCCTTCGGTCGTGCGTGTAATTCAAATACCATTTTAGCGCTCTTTTTATTATCCATCTCGCGAcggttctctttctttctcctttttcttttattttctttttctccataCATTTTGTCAACCGTAGAATTTTTGCGTTTCTCATCTATCGAGACTTGATAATTCTACCGAGAAATCGTACGAATCGTTTTCTTTGCCGGTTAGATGGAATTTTCGAGTTAAACGTTAAAACGATTCGATGTCGTTGCTCGTACAGTGGCGGTGAAAAATGGCCTTTTCCACTTTAGCATCAGCGAAACGTACCGGCGTCGCTGTTGCTTTTTTATCACTTTTGCACTTAAAATTATTGTTCGTAAATCGCGATCCCGTGTACACGAGATATACTGTCttgagatattttttttttcctcaAAGGGAATCCGACTTTTGCGAGTACattatctctttttttttcttttccttcttttttattgttttgATATTTTTCACTTTACTTTTTTACAGTATTTGTCTTCCGATTCTCAGTATGTTCTTTTTAGGGACATCGTGAACGTAATTATCGGTGAATTTATGGTCGAGAAGCGAAATGGAAACGACAGAGACAAACCTCGTTTTTTAATCTCTCTTTGCCTATTCGACCTCATTTTTCTCTGTTATTTGGTCCGTCCACTATCTTCTATTATCTTTGATGCTGTGTCGCTGTTGTTGTGTCGATGGTTGAACGAGTACATATGTCTATTACGCCGCTATTTTGTTCTGTTTGATACACGTCTCAGAGATTTTAGTTAGCGTGATTTTTTGGTCGTTACGAATGATACACACATTTACACCGTATACGAATGCTTGAAAAGTGAACAATTTTCCAATCGATGGCTATGGCGATTAAAATTCTACTTTCGAAAGTATATCTTTGAAAATTAACACTCTACTATTCTGAAGCCTACGATAACCAAATAATCTGTTAAAATTAACGTACGGTGTGACCTGTTCAAGCAgatatattcttattttctgTTATCTTTGTCTAAGATTAAAATAACCAAGATAACCGGCTAGTGTGTTAAAAGTAATTGCAAAACGATATTAAGCTATATATTATttgatttcttttatatttgtttCAATTTTAACGTTCATGATACCAATATAATTCTCTTCTCAATGATAAATACGACTTAAATTAAGCGCAACCAGAAGTTCCGATATTTCGAATGAGCTTCGTGACATCAATACGATATTTCTTTTAATGATAAATACGATCCATCAATCCGCCCTCGTTATCAATTCGAAGAGATCCATATTTATAGAATTATTTATTCAACGGTCAAAAGGTTCGACGATTTTCCGCTGTTTCTTGAACGTTATTAACATCCAATCAAGCGTTTCATTTTTCAAGCAAGATCGAAGGCAGAATAAATCGCCCATCACGCCTTTACCACACCTAACTTGTTCTTGTTTTTTCTGCGTATTACGTCTGTCGCATAATTGTCGTTTTGTTATCGCATTCTCGTCTGTGGAAAAAGGCTTtttacgaaaagaaaaaaaaatcctACGCGCGCGTAGCTTTTCCAAAGCACGAGTACACGTATGTATGACAAAATCGTTCGAACGAAAGAGACGGTAGGCTGCCTGTTCTCCTGTTTTACGTTGTCTGCGAAAAAGTCGATAAGAACACGCTCGTGAGACACGCGAAGGTTCGCGCTTCGTTGTCTTCGCCAGCGAACGCGAAACTTTCCTACGAATACTGTcgtaaagaaaaagaaggaaccgAGGAGAATAAAAGCGGGTGGAACGCGGCAGACTGTCGTCAATTTTAACAACGCCGTTCTTCGACCGATCGGCTCTCAGGACTTTAATCGAACCGGGAACGAATAAGATaacagaaaaaaagataaaaaaagaacgaGTAAGAGAAAGAAGCAATAAGCCAAGCGGAATGTAGTTTGCGCGGGCTTCCGCCAGTCCCAAAGTAACCCGTCTGCAAAGAAACCCAAAAGACTGCGATTGTTATTAATGtgcctttcctttctttttttgtagGGGTAGGGCGTCCCAAAAGTAAGTTGAATCTCGAAGGTTGTTTATTACACGTCAATAATACTTTCTTTGTTCTTCGGCCGCTCTCACAAATATCCCCAAGTCCGCGCTTCTTTTCGAATTTTTGGCGGGAACGAGACGAACAAACGGTACGGTTCATCGTATCATCTGAATTTTCTACTCTTACAAATCTATCTGTTCTAAGTATTGATATATAATTCGCAATCTTtcctcatatagtgatttatACGATAGAAAATTTATAACGAAGGAAAGTTATAGTGTTCGAGCGAATCTTTCGAACGAACGATTCGACGAGCTTAAAAGCTGACCAATTTTTCTACAGGTGACTGTGATGATTAAAATTTTACCTTGGAAAGCATACTTCTTAAATTTTACACTCTACTGTTCGATACTGTGATAACATTGTATGTATACGTaaggaaaattgaaaaaattttattgaatatttttatcgcgttaaaatattttcaaagatatttGTAAACGATTTAGTATTTTCGCTACAGGTTTTTGACCGTTCAAGCTAATTAAAGGTGGTTGTCTATACGTTCACACGAACATTTACTGGTATACGAATCGTTTCGGTGAAAATTTTTATCGTGTTAAATGAAAGAACGTTTAAAGGTTTTTGTAGATAGTTGGTTGTTTTCGCTGGAGGTTCTTGACCATTCGAAACAACTAAAAGCAATCTTGTCCACGTAAATATGTACGGGCGATTTAACGTTGTTTAATCGAAAAGTTTTAAGGCTTTTGACCGTATTATGCGATGCCAGTTGCATAAGGGTTGCGCGCAACTAATATAACTCGCGTCGGTTGGACGATTGCCAAACGTTTCATAAATATGTGTACGATAACGTAATGCGGTTTATTCTTATACCAAAGCTGTGGTGTCCGTTCGAAATGTTTCACGTTCCACTGTGATGTAATGTAATTAACGAACAAACAGTTCGGTGGAAGAATACAGCCATTGTCAGCTTTGATATTTATTTCATGCCAAGAATCGGTATTAATACTTCGAGTATGATTTATCCTGAAACATCGTTTGGTATCTCTCTATCGCATCTAACACgcatttaaaatttatcattctgttcaaatttctattattacacTACAATGTTACTGTTATTATTGCATTGTAACAAACATTTTATTTAGTTTGTAATCAATCGAACGCATTACCCGCGGTAAATGTAAATTTCATTAATGGTAATTTGAGTTCTGAAGTTAAATCTAAAGAATAGTATTCTCGGATTATCGGaaaatttgttttttcttttcagaATGCGTGTTCAACGTTCACCATCTTTTCTTTTTGTGCAGCTTGAAACTATAAATTCCTTTTGTGTTATTTGTCTCTTATTTGTTTCCTCCGTTCGAACCCTCGTGTTATACGTTTCGTATGTTCTCTTTTGTCGCAACAGCTGTTTGATATCCAttggaaattcgataaaaaaaaatgattgtTAACTCTGTGTAATAATATGTATACGTAATGTGTCTCGATCCCGCCAAGAAGAAGATAAATATGGTCTAATAATTCGTGATCAGTGCTCGAAGCAACCAACCCCCGCCCCCAAGCTCATgtttctctctgtctgtctatcTATCTGTCTCTTTTACCCCCTTCTcgtgttttttctttttgtctctCTATATTCTTGATTAATCACGAATTAACGGCTCTGTATATAATCACCGTGTGTCTGTTACACGCGTACACCTACATATGTGTATACGATACATACGTGTCCACGAGTCCACGAAAACCGATCTTTTTACCCGTTCATCTCGTTAAAACTTCTATCCACTTTGATGTCGTGTTTTTTGTCTCCTACGTTTCCAAAGGAGTCGTGTTTTTTTGGTTTCTGTCACTTTGGTGATCACCCAGTCTTCCCCTCTTTGTCACGTTCTGTTAATTATGTTCGACTTTGCGCCATAATCAATCGACCCGCAGCAATTGTCGCAGAAAGATCGGCCAAATTAGTCGAGGGTCGCTGAATTTTTGTGAATCGTTATGATGGATGCAAAAGGCCGAATATTTCGAGTAATTTGCCGAGCAGTTTCATAATATCGTTGTGCAACATTCGTGTTACATTGCCAACGATGTTAAACGTTGTTTATTATATTGTCGTTTTCACTTGAGAATAAAACTGACCCAGAGCAACTTTTGGAACCGGTCCCACTCGgtcattttcatttttcaaaatactCGCGTTGAATATGATAATATTCgataacattaaaatatttatcgtaTTATATGAATTATTAGAGACTAGTATTTTTGTATTTCCCCTGATTGAAAATAGCTGAGATCGGAATTATTTCACAAACATTCAGCAACTCTTCTACATGACACGATCGTCGAGACTTCATTTTTCATGTATGTAAATTGGCCAGCACCTCGGCTTTCGACTGTGGCTTTTTAAGGCGTTGTggataataattgataataagaATGACGACAGCGATGACGCTGATAACGGCGGCGACTGTGCGTGTTGCTTGCATTTGAGTtgggaaagaagaagaaaatgtcTGACGAGAAGAAGAGTGAATGCTAGATCTCCAATTCTCTCCCAATTATCCTTTATCATCGTCTTTGTGATATATTATGAAAAATCGttttattcgataaaatgaTACATACACTTTTATCGTACAATTATTATTTACACTTGTGATTAttactttaatttttattgttcgtttttattatttcgattatttaattttatttttattttgattatattttgtCAGGAAACATTATCGTATTAATATTACCATCTCaaggtatataaattatttttcgaaAGAAACTCGAAGCTCTAATTGGCGGATAGAAATtttgtatttgtaattttaatttcaataggAATATTCTTGTCCCGATTGTACGCTGTTCAGATCTGTCAAAATTTTCTCTTCGAACCTGCTAAATTGCTTTCTGTATAAATGCTTAATCGCTTGGTCTCGAACGGCTTTTGAATTACTGTTTCCAGCTAAAAGAACTAAACTCGAACCGATATACAAATATCCCATGTGTCTCTTCCATCATCGAGATCCAAAAATCCACAAGCCGTCTATTTTCCGCAACGGCGGAATCATCTTTATAATTAGAGATTCTTCCCTTATTTTAAAGTTATCCTGGACCCGATCCACGTGATGTAATTTGACCAACGATATCGTGTCTGCACATATTCGAGAATACCTTGAATTTTGAAATGCCTCCAAATACTCGTTAAGACGACTCCTTCGTATTTTTcgtttttgatatttttactATCGCTCAACGCACatgatttatattgaaataattagaaaataaaagcaGCGAGAAACAATTCAGTTTGGTAGCGCAGATTGACCAAAATGCCTCGATGCTTATGAATTGTAATTTGAATATCAGACATTAGACGTTTTTTACTTTCTACTTTAGTAATTTTCCTTGCGTTAAACACGAATGATTCTCGAAGTCTTTTCTGAGTTTTTGTGCAAGCGTAAAATCTTATTCTCGCGAGCCccgaaacaaaatttaaattcAAGTGACCGCATAATTCTAGCTAAAACCTTCCATCAATTTTCCAATATCCTGTTCCGTGGGAGTCTAATGGATTCTCTGGCAACAAACTCGTCGGTTTCCCTCAACCCTCGTAAACTTATtaacatctctctctctctctttctttctctttttctaaaaCTACACTTCACTTTCTTACATCGCGCACCTAATTCTCTTTTATTTGTCCATATGCTTAAACAGaaacttttcaattttctctTCTGTCTGTCCGTCCATTCGCCCGTCTGTGTCCGTTTGTGTGTGCGTCTGTCTGTTTGTCTGGTTGTTACGTGCGTGTGACGAGAAAAAACTAAaaggaaaagaataaaaaaaaaagaaaaaaaaatagaaagaaaagaaaaaagcaggaaaaagacaaaaacatgaaaataagcaaaaaaaagaaagaaaattattcgCCACGAGAGAGAATGGATGAAgtgtaataaataatagaaaGTGGAACGTGAGAGTGGCGTATCGGAGTTCTGGAAGATCTTACGAGATCTCTCAGAGGACGAGCGACAGGAACTAAAGAAAGTTACTTTTGTTTTCGCTCCGGCCTACATCAGGGAGTCTGGGGAGAATATCGAGTTTATGAAGGTGAGGAGAAGATCTGGGATCTGTCCCCGAGATCTCGTAGATACGATATATCGGGGAGATTTAGTATCGGCACGTATTTACATTCTGTCGTTTCCCGTTTACACAGAGGCAAGAACAGAAAAGGAGCGACCTAGACGAACAGCTTAAGGAATACATCGCAGAATGGCGGAAACAGAGAGCCAAGGAGGAGGAAGAACTGAAGAGATTGAAGGTTCGTATTCATAAAGCAACCTTAGATTTCCTTCGTTGTCACTTTCTAGACATATAGTAGTAGACCATGAAAGTATATATACTCGAACACTCACCATATACAATGTCTGTGCATATATTGTATGTGTTACACAAAACGTTTCGAAAGTTCTTCAACACTGTGACAACGAGACACGATTATCATAATTGTCAAACGAATTTGGCATTGGCGAAATTTTAAAGCAATCTGGAAATGTATAAAgaagttataagatatttactctaaaaacatatataaaatagtaatagtaaaaaattagtatacatcATAATAAGTGTTAATAATGGTTTCATTACATATTAAGGTATATTAATACTACAGATAAATGACTGTTTCAATACTTAGCTCACGTACATTTTCATacttgtttcaaactttaccaatgCACAAATAATACATACATGTGCGTAAAACCTACAAGTATTTGAATACATTCGTACGCTACTGTACTATATTTTCTGTTACGTTTCCATGAATCTATATTATTCATTGCTTCCTTTCGTGTTGTTCGCAGGAGAAGCAAGCGAAGCGCAAGATTACTCGCGCGGACGAGGAGAAGAGATTGGCTCAGAAAaagaaggaggaggaagaaCGTCGCCAACGTGAAATCGGTGGGTTTATTCTATTCTTTTCCGTTCTTTTCCTGTTTCGATATTGTTTCGGGAGATTACCCGATTTTCTTTCTGGAGATTTTGCTGATGTTTTCTTAAACTTACAGAGGAAAAGAAGCAACGCGATATTGAGGAAAAGAGAAAGTACGTGTTTGCCTTCACcaaatcttatatatatatatatatctaactAATATAGTAAGACAAATAATGTCCAacatataaaaaaatacaaCCTTTTTATCCAGACGTTTGGAAGAATCAGAAAAGAAACGTCAGGCTATGATGCAAGCGATGAAAGATCAAGCGAACAAGAAGGGCCCCAACTTTACCATCACTAGGAAAGATCTAGCAGTTCGTATCGTTCCCAcgaagaaatttgaaattttgaaagacATATATCGTGCGATAGCATAAGATTATATAGTTGGaatgttattaatatatttttctgttcGATAAAGGGTAACCTTACGTCGGCGCAACTGGAACGCAACAAGACGAAAGAACAGCTGGAAGAGGAAAAGAAGATTTCGCTGAGCATTCGCATCAAACCCTTGGAAATCGATGGTATGTCCATTGAGAAGCTCCGGTTCAAGGCTACCGAACTCTGGGATACCATTGTCAAGCTGGAGACCGAGAAATATGATCTTGAAGAGCGACAGAAACGCCAGGACTATGACGTGAGTGAAAATACATGAATATGTAGCAACTGTAAAAGATAGTACTAGGGGATAGTACTAGAAGGGAGGTTCTCAGTGTTTGTGGTCGGCTATGTTAACCAAAACGTCATCGTTCGCTGATGATCCTCTCCTTTGGGTGCTGATCCCACAAATACATTCTGCATACATGTATATTACGTACATTTATGTTTGTAAGCATCGGAATGTTTTGAATAATTGTCTGTTTGCTCTTAGCTTAAAGAATTAAAGGAACGTCAGAAGCAGCAACTGAGGCACAAGGCTTTGAAGAAAGGTCTTGATCCCGAAGCCCTCACCGGCAAGTACCCCGTAAGTAGCACGTTTAAAcgatataaaaagataaaatataatacgtTTTCGTAATGAAATCCTTTAATACTGTACAATTATTTTCCTTACGTAGCCTAAGATCCAAGTGGCCTCCAAATACGAACGTCGAGTGGATACCAGGTCTTATGACGATAAGAAGAAGCTCTTCGAGGGTGTAAGTATATTTCCCATAGATTCGATCAGTCGCTGATTCTTCGAATATTCAGCTGACCCAGATAtgcgataaaataaattttacccGATTTGAGATCTCAAGATCTAATAATAACAGTGATCGGAGAAAATGGGAAAGGCATGCTATCTGAAGAAATATTATTATGAGTACAAAATTGAAacctatatgtatataaatgtttCGGAGTAAGATTATTAAGAAAAGAGATTTTATCACAGTGATATATGGTCAAAGACgtagtaaaataaataataagagATACGATATCACGAGGGATAAAGAAGAAGCGACACAGCTCGTTAAAAAAGTAGTCGTAGAAAGATAATAGTTGAAAAAAGATGATCACAGAAGAATGTCAATTGAATCGCAGGGCTATGACACGCTTCTAGCGGAGTACAACGAGAAACTATGGAAACAGAAAACAGAACAGTTCATGAAGCGTAACAAAAGTGAGTCCTATCGAGCTCTCTGTCAGTGTACTACCCCTTTTGCTTGCGTTGCTGGTTGTACCCCTAGCCCTTTGCCCCCTCTTCGTTTGCCTTAGGACCGTTGAAATGATCGTGATTCTAATTCGTGTTGGACTCCATTTAATAAATAGTAGATTTAGACTATAGAGATCGTTGGAAGTGTTGTAATGCTCTTGTTGTTTCGTTCCACAAAGTAAAGTACTCACATTTCATCCTTCATTGATCGTAATTCATCGCATCTCCCcataatttattattgaaaCAAGCATGAATACGACGATCACGAACGGAAGAACTTATACCACGAGTCTTAGAATAAGTGTCAATCATAAGATCACATAGCGACAAGATGTTTACGACAGATGCAAATTATGTATCCATCATCTTGATTGTCTCGTGGATGTCCCGTATACAGGAAGAACATTTGTCAAGAAATCTTTCATTTAGAAAACCGAATACGAAACACATCGAATGCGAAGCGAAAGACTCTACGCTTCAAGTTCTATTTTTTTACGCTTCTAAAGCAAAGAAtacaattactttaaatataaaCTTCAATCATGCTCAGAATCTTATCACATCGACATGTTTCTATCAAACATTCTTCGTGGCTTGACATTTTAGTAGAGTGACTAATTAAAAGTCTGTGTAAGAGAATATAAGAATTTGTACCACGTAATTAATGCAAGCTAATGGATGGTTAATATGTATGTAATTCTTTTGGAATCGTAAATGTACTCGTTTAACTTAAACATCCgacatgtacatatatgtatatacaaaaaGCAGGTTCCAGTGTAATACTAGGGTTCATTGACTTGTCCTGCTAGTTATCAAGCCCCAAGCTCATTTATAAGGAGAATTTATACAGCAATATTTTGAAAACCGAGGAAAGAGACCAGGCGAGTGCCCCGTGTGACGATGTATCCTAGCATGCCACTTTGTCCCTTAATGTTGCAGGGCCTGACCGAACAGCAGAAGGAGTCCATAGAGAAGCAGTGGGCTCAACAGAAGGAACAATTCCTTGGTCGTCAGAAGAGTATGTATGCTAGCTTCATCTTCGAGCAAACGCAACACCTCATTTGttataaatgtatatttttttatattttcaaacttgAGCTTCATAATCTGTGGGAAAGACATTTTTGAGTACTGTTTTGGTTATTTTTATATAGTTGAAGATATTCACTGCTAATTATTAAATTAGAATTATATTCTAGAATAACCATTTTTAATTTCCTATCTGTTTTCTGTACCttattaagaatattttttataaaggagGAGTGAGATCACACATTAAGTGGTTAAAGTATCTGAAAAAAGATTTCTTTAAAGACTGGGTTTCCAATTTCTAgatggaaatattaaatattttggaatatttatttttaatatattttttttactttatGAAGAATGTTTCTTTTGTAAACGAGGGAAGGGGTTGTCAAGGTCAGAGGCTATCTAGTTATCATAAAAAGAGATAGTGACTTAAAAAAGGTGGAAAAATATTGGTTTCAAAAAGGAAGGGGAAGACTATTGGCTATAGAATTCGAATAGGAAAGAATATCATAGATCTACGTATATTTCGCGTGTTTCAAATAATTTGTGTATCAACTGTTCAAACGAAAATATACTAATGCAAAAAGCACTTTGCTATCTTTTACCTGTTTATTATGTTATGTATCTCGGTGTGCGTTTGCTCGAGTCATGGGTCTTGAAACCTGACCAGCCACAGTATTTTCTAAAAACTAGGGCAGACTGCAACGGCCATAGAGTGAAGTATATTTTGCCAACGTTGAAGAACCTTGCTCGATGAAAAGCGAGAAGAACCTTTCAGAAAATTGAAAGCATGTGTCTGTACATTTAATTCTTTGTTTATTTTCCGTGGAAAACGTAACTTTCTACGACTTTAGAATCTTATTCTTCATTCTTATAATACTCTCCATCTTTTTTCTAAACATATCCTTATGTGCAAGACAATTTCCAACAAATCTTCTCTGTCATCGATCGagatatattttcaaaaattatcAACACGAATTAAAATATCATCGATTATATAACGGACATATCTTATGTTTTTCTTTGAAACAGCGAAATTGCCGAAGTGGTTCGGCGAGAGGCCAGGCAAGAAACCAGGAGACCCCGAATCTCCAGAAGGCGAAGAAGACGTGAAGGCTGCGGCTGAAGACGAAGAGCTTGAGGAACCACAattcgaagaagaagaagaagaggaggaggaagaggaggaggaagaagaagaggaagagaagaagGAGGGTGAGGGTGAAGGcgaggaagaggaggaagaagaagaagaggaggaggaagaagaagaggaagaggaagaggaggaggaggaggaagaggaagaatagACGCCTCTTTCCAAAGATCAGCAACACCTAACCAAAGATTTAATCGATCGATCACCAAGAAATATCGAAACATCCTACGAACCATTGAAATATAATAGTCGTGGCTACAGTAGAGACAACAATGGCGAACCATTTTCCCAGAATCTCGTTGTTATAGGTAGCTTTTTGTTTTGAGCTTTTATTGCGACATCGGAGTAATCGTACGAAGACGGTTCAAGAAAGAAAGACGAACGGTCTACACGTTATATTTTTCCGTGAAAAAATCTAACCTATAACGGTGAGAATTCCGGTGAGATAAAACACGCTGTTACTACCTCTCGGCTGTTCTACCACTACTACTTCTATTACTATTACTCTACTACTTCTATTACTactacaattattattattatattgtacaaaaaataCACGCACACACattatcaaaataaaaaaagaagaggttTATCGTGTACGATTTCCGCGAGGAAACTTTCCTACCCCAGGAGAAGACCTTGATTTGTTACGCACACTGACACTTGTAATCACGATTGTAAATTAAGAGGCCTATG encodes:
- the LOC126915508 gene encoding troponin T isoform X8, which translates into the protein MKRQEQKRSDLDEQLKEYIAEWRKQRAKEEEELKRLKEKQAKRKITRADEEKRLAQKKKEEEERRQREIEEKKQRDIEEKRKRLEESEKKRQAMMQAMKDQANKKGPNFTITRKDLAGNLTSAQLERNKTKEQLEEEKKISLSIRIKPLEIDGMSIEKLRFKATELWDTIVKLETEKYDLEERQKRQDYDLKELKERQKQQLRHKALKKGLDPEALTGKYPPKIQVASKYERRVDTRSYDDKKKLFEGGYDTLLAEYNEKLWKQKTEQFMKRNKTKLPKWFGERPGKKPGDPESPEGEEDVKAAAEDEELEEPQFEEEEEEEEEEEEEEEEEEKKEGEGEGEEEEEEEEEEEEEEEEEEEEEEEEEEE